A DNA window from Labrys wisconsinensis contains the following coding sequences:
- a CDS encoding ABC transporter ATP-binding protein — MRIEAPALEIEAVSHAFGRRVALDDVSLTVPAGCFTALLGPNGAGKTTLFSIATRLYNNRSGAVRIYGHDIRRTPSRALAELGAVFQSRTLDGDLSVRENLAYHAALHGLSGRAVRARIEALLERVGLGERIGDKVRTLSGGQARRIEIARALVHRPRLLLLDEPTVGLDLASRTALIAFVRELVRSEGVAVLWASHIFDEVEPEDAVTVLHQGRVVASGTAALIGAGDASLQAAFRRLTAAPAKEEA; from the coding sequence ATGAGGATCGAGGCGCCCGCGCTCGAGATCGAGGCCGTCAGCCATGCCTTCGGCAGGCGCGTCGCCCTCGACGACGTGTCGCTGACCGTGCCGGCCGGCTGCTTCACCGCCCTGCTCGGGCCGAACGGCGCCGGCAAGACCACGCTGTTCTCGATCGCGACGCGCCTCTACAACAACCGCTCGGGCGCGGTGCGCATCTACGGCCATGATATCAGGCGGACCCCGTCGCGGGCGCTGGCCGAGCTCGGCGCGGTTTTCCAGAGCCGCACCCTCGACGGCGACCTGTCGGTGCGCGAGAATCTCGCCTATCACGCCGCCCTGCACGGCCTCTCCGGCCGGGCGGTGCGGGCGCGGATCGAGGCGCTGCTGGAGCGGGTCGGCCTCGGCGAGCGCATCGGCGACAAGGTCCGCACCCTGTCGGGCGGCCAGGCCCGGCGCATCGAGATCGCCCGCGCCCTGGTGCACCGGCCGCGCCTCCTGCTGCTCGACGAGCCCACGGTCGGCCTCGACCTCGCCTCGCGCACGGCGCTCATTGCCTTCGTGCGCGAGCTGGTGCGCAGCGAGGGCGTGGCCGTGCTCTGGGCCTCGCACATCTTCGACGAGGTCGAGCCGGAGGATGCGGTCACCGTGCTGCATCAGGGGCGGGTGGTGGCGAGCGGCACCGCCGCCCTGATCGGAGCGGGCGACGCCTCGCTGCAGGCGGCGTTCCGGCGCCTCACCGCCGCGCCGGCGAAGGAGGAGGCATGA
- a CDS encoding ABC transporter permease: protein MTDLAIAAPRPLGTFGYLVCLGGIIRRELLRFVHQKERFLSALVRPLIWLFIFAAGFRSVLGVSIIPPYETYVLYEDYVAPGLAVMIQLFYGMQSSLSMVYDREVGSMRVLLTSPFPRWLLLLAKLIASVVVSLAQAYVFLAIARLWEIEPPPIGYLLALPAFILAGLMLGSIGLFISSLVRQLENFASVMNFVIFPMFFASSALYPLWRIREASEGLYWVCQANPFTHAVELVRFALYAKFNPLAFAVVAGTTIVFFLAAVLAYDPGRGLMARRGGPTAES from the coding sequence ATGACGGACCTCGCCATCGCCGCGCCGCGGCCCCTCGGCACCTTCGGCTACCTCGTCTGCCTCGGCGGCATCATCCGCCGCGAGCTGCTGCGCTTCGTCCACCAGAAGGAGCGCTTCCTCTCGGCGTTGGTGCGGCCGCTGATCTGGCTGTTCATCTTCGCGGCCGGGTTCCGCAGCGTGCTCGGCGTGTCGATCATCCCGCCCTACGAGACCTATGTGCTCTACGAGGACTACGTGGCGCCGGGCCTGGCCGTGATGATCCAGCTTTTCTACGGCATGCAGTCCTCGCTCTCCATGGTCTATGACCGCGAGGTCGGCTCGATGCGGGTGCTGCTGACCAGCCCGTTCCCGCGCTGGCTGCTGCTGCTCGCCAAGCTGATCGCCAGCGTGGTGGTGTCGCTGGCGCAGGCCTATGTGTTCCTGGCCATCGCCCGGCTGTGGGAGATCGAGCCGCCGCCCATCGGCTATCTCCTGGCGCTGCCGGCCTTCATCCTCGCCGGGCTGATGCTGGGCTCGATCGGGCTGTTCATCTCCTCGCTGGTGCGCCAGCTGGAGAACTTCGCCAGCGTGATGAACTTCGTGATCTTCCCGATGTTCTTCGCCTCCTCGGCGCTCTACCCGCTCTGGCGCATCCGCGAGGCGAGCGAGGGGCTGTACTGGGTGTGCCAGGCCAATCCCTTCACCCATGCGGTGGAGCTGGTGCGCTTCGCCCTCTACGCCAAGTTCAACCCGCTGGCGTTCGCGGTGGTGGCGGGCACCACGATCGTCTTCTTCCTGGCCGCGGTGCTCGCCTATGATCCCGGCCGGGGACTGATGGCCCGGCGGGGCGGCCCAACCGCGGAGAGTTGA
- a CDS encoding SRPBCC family protein, translating to MKTALLALLAGLAVLAPLEAQAHGPTRKKVTETVVINLPPEKVWGVVGHFDDMGWVSLVAKTEAKGGTNVVDPDDDTKNPTRRLTLKDGATVDEVLYKYQPEKMSYSYRITAVDVKVLPVTNYSSTVTVSPADGGKSTVEWRGAFYRGYPNNDPPPELNDDAAVKAVSGLYRSSLDALKAKLETPSQ from the coding sequence ATGAAGACTGCGCTGCTCGCGCTCCTCGCAGGTCTCGCCGTCCTGGCGCCGCTCGAGGCGCAGGCTCATGGTCCGACCCGCAAGAAGGTGACGGAGACCGTGGTGATCAACCTGCCGCCGGAGAAGGTCTGGGGCGTGGTCGGCCATTTCGACGACATGGGCTGGGTGTCGCTGGTCGCCAAGACCGAGGCCAAGGGCGGCACCAATGTGGTCGACCCCGACGACGACACCAAGAACCCGACCCGCCGCCTGACCCTGAAGGACGGCGCGACCGTCGACGAGGTGCTCTACAAGTACCAGCCGGAGAAGATGAGCTATTCCTACCGCATCACCGCCGTCGACGTGAAGGTGCTGCCGGTGACCAACTATTCCTCCACGGTGACGGTGTCGCCGGCCGACGGCGGCAAGTCCACGGTGGAGTGGCGCGGCGCCTTCTACCGCGGCTATCCCAACAACGACCCGCCGCCGGAGCTGAACGACGACGCTGCGGTCAAGGCGGTGTCGGGGCTCTATCGCTCGAGCCTGGACGCGCTGAAGGCGAAGCTCGAGACGCCCAGCCAGTGA
- a CDS encoding YVTN family beta-propeller repeat protein, with product MIGRLLALAVAAAAMGAATPASAYMVYVSNEKGNSITVIDSTTQEVVKTVPIGRRPRGITISKDGKFLYVCASDEDGIEVIDTATMKVVRTLQSGPDPELFILHPSGNPLYIANENDAEVTVLDVEKNQILAQVPVGVEPEGMGISPDGKLLVNTSETTNMAHFIDTQTFQVIDSVLVDSRPRFAEFTKDGKRLWVSAEVGGTVTVIDPATRDILKTIDFQIPGVTADTIQPVGVRVTRDGKTAFAALGPANRVAVINAQTFEVEKYLLVGQRVWQLAFTPDEKLLYATNGNSNDVSVIDVESQKVLKTIAVGEAPWGAVVSPQ from the coding sequence ATGATCGGGCGTCTGCTCGCGCTGGCCGTTGCCGCCGCCGCCATGGGCGCGGCGACGCCGGCCTCGGCCTACATGGTCTATGTCTCGAACGAGAAGGGCAACTCGATCACCGTGATCGATTCCACCACCCAGGAGGTGGTGAAGACCGTGCCGATCGGCCGGCGGCCGCGCGGCATCACCATCAGCAAGGACGGCAAGTTCCTCTATGTCTGCGCCAGCGACGAGGACGGCATCGAGGTGATCGACACCGCCACGATGAAGGTGGTGCGCACCTTGCAGTCCGGGCCCGACCCCGAGCTCTTCATCCTGCATCCGAGCGGCAACCCGCTCTACATCGCCAACGAGAACGATGCCGAGGTGACGGTGCTCGACGTCGAGAAGAACCAGATCCTGGCGCAGGTCCCGGTCGGGGTCGAGCCGGAGGGCATGGGCATCAGCCCGGACGGCAAGCTCCTGGTCAACACCTCCGAAACCACCAACATGGCGCATTTCATCGACACCCAGACCTTCCAGGTGATCGACAGCGTCCTGGTGGATTCGCGCCCGCGCTTCGCCGAGTTCACCAAGGACGGCAAGAGGCTGTGGGTCAGCGCCGAGGTCGGCGGCACGGTGACGGTGATCGACCCTGCCACCCGCGACATCCTCAAGACCATCGACTTCCAGATCCCAGGCGTGACGGCCGACACGATCCAGCCGGTCGGCGTGCGCGTCACGCGCGACGGCAAGACCGCCTTCGCCGCGCTCGGGCCGGCGAACCGGGTGGCGGTGATCAATGCGCAGACCTTCGAGGTGGAGAAATATCTCCTGGTCGGCCAGCGTGTCTGGCAGCTCGCCTTCACGCCGGACGAGAAACTGCTCTACGCTACCAACGGCAATTCGAACGACGTGTCGGTGATCGACGTCGAGAGCCAGAAGGTGCTGAAGACGATTGCGGTCGGCGAGGCGCCATGGGGGGCGGTGGTCTCGCCCCAATGA
- a CDS encoding ABC transporter substrate-binding protein, translating to MLPTTRFLRFLPGLALASVLALAGVVAAGAATVKTEVGIGIIGPKSPPPPLYELDPVPQDEALAGARQAIIDDNTTGSFLGQHYTLNEVVLTPDQSPVDAARKLADGGVGYLVLNLPADQLLAVADALKGRPVVLFNVGAPDDRLRAADCRANIFHVLPNRGMLTDALAEFLATRKWPNLFLITGPGPGDKLYAEAMRRSAKKFGLKIAADTDWTFGPLAKARADSVVTADALVFTRGTDYDVMVVADEAGDFGDFIAYNTWDPKLVAGTQGLVPTAWHRAQDAWGSAQLQSRFYKTTGRFMRPADYAAWVAVRAVGEAVTRAKSADPKTLADFMLTPKFQIAAFKGVPVSFRTWDHQLRQPVLLAQPMRIVSVSPQQGFLHQKTPLDTLGFDEPENACSLK from the coding sequence TTGCTTCCAACAACGCGCTTTCTTCGCTTCCTGCCGGGTCTCGCCCTCGCCTCGGTCCTGGCGCTGGCCGGAGTCGTCGCTGCCGGTGCCGCGACGGTCAAGACCGAGGTGGGGATCGGCATCATCGGCCCGAAATCGCCGCCGCCGCCGCTTTACGAGCTCGACCCGGTGCCGCAGGACGAGGCGCTGGCCGGCGCCCGCCAGGCGATCATCGACGACAACACCACGGGTTCCTTCCTCGGCCAGCACTACACGCTGAACGAGGTGGTGCTGACGCCGGACCAGTCGCCCGTGGACGCCGCCAGGAAGCTTGCCGACGGCGGCGTCGGCTATCTCGTGCTCAACCTGCCGGCCGACCAGCTCCTGGCGGTGGCCGACGCGCTGAAGGGCCGTCCCGTGGTGCTGTTCAACGTCGGCGCGCCGGACGACCGGCTGCGCGCCGCCGACTGCCGCGCCAACATCTTCCACGTCCTGCCCAATCGCGGCATGCTGACCGACGCCCTGGCCGAGTTCCTGGCGACGCGCAAATGGCCGAACCTGTTCCTGATCACCGGCCCGGGGCCCGGCGACAAGCTCTATGCCGAGGCGATGCGCCGCTCGGCCAAGAAGTTCGGGCTGAAGATCGCCGCCGACACGGACTGGACCTTCGGTCCGCTCGCCAAGGCCCGTGCCGACAGCGTGGTGACGGCCGACGCGCTGGTGTTCACCCGCGGCACCGACTACGACGTGATGGTGGTGGCGGACGAGGCCGGCGATTTCGGCGACTTCATCGCCTACAACACCTGGGACCCGAAGCTGGTCGCCGGCACGCAGGGGCTGGTCCCCACCGCCTGGCACCGGGCCCAGGACGCCTGGGGCTCGGCCCAGCTGCAGAGCCGCTTCTACAAGACCACCGGGCGCTTCATGCGGCCGGCCGACTATGCCGCCTGGGTGGCGGTCCGCGCCGTGGGCGAGGCGGTGACCCGCGCCAAGTCGGCCGATCCCAAGACCCTGGCCGACTTCATGCTGACGCCGAAGTTCCAGATCGCCGCCTTCAAGGGCGTGCCGGTCAGCTTCCGGACGTGGGACCACCAGCTGCGTCAGCCCGTGCTGCTGGCCCAGCCGATGCGGATCGTCTCGGTCTCGCCGCAGCAGGGCTTCCTGCACCAGAAGACACCGCTCGACACGCTCGGCTTCGACGAGCCGGAGAATGCCTGCAGCTTGAAATAG
- a CDS encoding amino acid kinase family protein: MPASGLPLLVVKLGGSLMTSPGLDPLLALLARPHPARLVLVPGGGPFADAVRQTQALLAFDDALAHRLALDAMSHVGEILAARQAAFTLVADEAAIGEAHGRGRVPVWHPAGLRAGHPDIPESWTITSDSLAAWLAARLGADRLVLCKSVDVAAPGDRSGWEALAAAGIVDDAFPGFAARYGGPIRIAGPSRQAAAGPLLGLDAAEDDAA; this comes from the coding sequence ATGCCCGCGTCCGGCCTGCCCCTCCTCGTGGTCAAGCTCGGCGGCAGCCTCATGACCTCGCCGGGCCTCGACCCGCTGCTCGCTCTGCTCGCCCGCCCGCACCCGGCGCGCCTCGTGCTGGTGCCCGGCGGCGGCCCGTTCGCCGACGCGGTGCGGCAGACGCAGGCCCTGCTCGCCTTCGACGACGCCCTCGCCCATCGCCTCGCCCTCGATGCCATGAGCCATGTCGGCGAGATCCTGGCCGCGCGCCAGGCCGCCTTCACGCTCGTCGCCGACGAGGCGGCGATCGGTGAGGCCCATGGCCGGGGCCGCGTGCCGGTCTGGCACCCGGCCGGCCTGCGCGCCGGCCATCCCGACATTCCGGAGAGCTGGACGATCACCTCCGACAGCCTCGCCGCCTGGCTGGCGGCACGGCTCGGCGCCGATCGGCTCGTCCTGTGCAAATCCGTCGACGTCGCCGCGCCGGGCGATCGCTCGGGCTGGGAGGCCCTCGCCGCGGCCGGCATCGTCGACGACGCCTTCCCCGGCTTCGCCGCCCGCTATGGCGGGCCCATCCGCATCGCCGGCCCCTCGCGCCAGGCCGCCGCCGGCCCCCTGCTCGGCCTCGATGCCGCGGAGGACGACGCGGCATGA
- a CDS encoding DUF447 domain-containing protein: MPLILETIVTTLNADGTAHLVPFGLIAEDDAYVVAPFRPSPTITNLERHPFLAAASPLDVRVIAGCVTGRRDWATVPCERIDGVRLAQAHAHMELAVEAVMEDALRPRYRCRVVHQAMHAPFLGYVRARNAVIEAAILSTRLHLLPAEKIEAEMAYLAIAIAKTAGPAEAEAWRWIEEKIRTGLGAARNPSAEERPPSPSGPQHKETSR; this comes from the coding sequence ATGCCGCTGATCCTGGAGACCATCGTCACCACCCTCAACGCCGACGGCACGGCGCACCTCGTGCCCTTCGGCCTGATCGCCGAGGACGACGCTTATGTGGTGGCGCCGTTCCGCCCCTCGCCCACCATCACCAATCTGGAGCGCCATCCCTTCCTCGCCGCCGCCAGCCCCCTTGACGTGCGCGTCATCGCCGGCTGCGTCACCGGCCGGCGCGATTGGGCGACGGTGCCGTGCGAGCGGATCGACGGCGTGCGGCTGGCGCAGGCCCATGCGCATATGGAGCTGGCGGTCGAGGCGGTGATGGAGGATGCCTTGCGCCCGCGCTACCGCTGCCGCGTGGTGCACCAGGCCATGCATGCGCCCTTCCTCGGCTATGTCAGGGCCCGCAACGCCGTGATCGAGGCCGCGATCCTCTCCACCCGCCTGCATCTCCTGCCGGCCGAGAAGATCGAGGCCGAGATGGCCTATCTCGCCATCGCCATCGCCAAGACTGCCGGCCCGGCCGAGGCCGAGGCCTGGCGCTGGATCGAGGAGAAGATCAGGACGGGGCTGGGCGCCGCCCGCAACCCATCCGCAGAGGAACGGCCCCCCTCGCCGTCGGGGCCGCAGCACAAGGAAACGTCCCGATGA
- a CDS encoding DUF3280 domain-containing protein, with the protein MERNACLALISTILAVISPAVAGTGAIAAPLKAAVFGFELVDTSEEGQLTGERPDQTRRVALASTELRRLLDASGQIAEVDLAPQAAAIRKGSPLYRCNGCAADIARDLGAEVSIIGLVQKTSNLILSFRVEVTDVRSGRMLRGGQVDIRGNNDEMWLRGVRFLVKDRLTDPPLAAPAP; encoded by the coding sequence ATGGAACGAAACGCTTGCCTCGCGCTGATTTCTACCATCCTCGCCGTCATATCGCCCGCGGTGGCGGGCACCGGCGCCATCGCCGCGCCGCTGAAGGCCGCGGTCTTCGGCTTCGAGCTCGTCGACACCAGCGAGGAAGGCCAGCTGACCGGCGAGCGCCCCGACCAGACCCGGCGCGTGGCGCTCGCCAGCACCGAGCTCCGGCGCCTGCTCGATGCGTCCGGCCAGATCGCCGAGGTCGACCTCGCGCCGCAGGCGGCAGCGATCCGGAAGGGCTCGCCGCTGTACAGGTGCAACGGCTGCGCCGCGGACATCGCCCGTGACCTCGGCGCCGAAGTCTCGATCATCGGCCTGGTGCAGAAGACCTCCAACCTGATCCTGTCCTTCCGGGTCGAGGTCACCGACGTGCGCTCGGGCCGGATGCTGCGCGGCGGCCAGGTCGACATCCGCGGCAACAATGACGAGATGTGGCTGCGCGGCGTGCGCTTCCTGGTCAAGGACCGGCTGACCGATCCGCCGCTGGCGGCACCGGCGCCATGA
- a CDS encoding (5-formylfuran-3-yl)methyl phosphate synthase, with product MTRLLVSVRDAAEADLAAAAGADLIDAKDPSVGSLGSLPPAAIGAILHVVGARAPVSAVAGEHEALEPLVAAARAVAATGVAFVKVGLSRPLAAPDAAAAIGSALAGIRLVAVLFADEAPDLGLVPSLAQAGFAGAMLDTRRKGAGRLVEVQPPAALAAFVAACRAEALMCGLAGSLRLDDIAALAPLGPDYLGFRGGLCAGADRRAGLDAGAIAAAAARIRSTARAAA from the coding sequence ATGACCCGCTTGCTCGTGAGCGTGCGCGACGCCGCCGAGGCCGACCTGGCCGCCGCGGCGGGTGCGGACCTGATCGACGCCAAGGATCCGTCCGTCGGCTCGCTCGGCTCGCTGCCTCCGGCCGCCATCGGCGCGATCTTGCACGTCGTCGGCGCCCGCGCCCCGGTGAGCGCCGTCGCCGGCGAGCACGAGGCGCTGGAGCCGCTTGTCGCCGCGGCCCGCGCCGTTGCCGCCACCGGCGTCGCCTTCGTCAAGGTCGGCCTGTCCCGGCCGCTGGCCGCGCCTGATGCCGCTGCGGCAATCGGCAGCGCCCTCGCCGGCATCCGCCTGGTCGCGGTGCTGTTCGCCGACGAGGCGCCGGATCTCGGCCTCGTCCCGTCCCTGGCACAGGCCGGCTTCGCCGGCGCCATGCTGGACACGCGGCGCAAGGGCGCCGGTCGCCTCGTCGAGGTCCAGCCGCCCGCCGCCCTCGCCGCCTTCGTCGCCGCCTGCCGGGCGGAGGCCCTGATGTGCGGCCTCGCCGGCTCGCTCCGCCTGGACGACATCGCGGCGCTGGCCCCGCTCGGGCCGGATTATCTCGGCTTTCGCGGCGGCCTGTGCGCCGGCGCCGACCGGCGCGCCGGGCTCGATGCCGGCGCGATCGCCGCCGCGGCGGCGCGGATCCGCTCCACGGCGCGGGCGGCGGCCTGA
- a CDS encoding zinc-dependent alcohol dehydrogenase family protein, whose amino-acid sequence MKAVRLEEIEQLFLREVERPVPGPDDLLVRVEASGICGTDRHLLHGEFPSTPPVTLGHEFSGIVEAVGSAVLGFRPGMRVTGDPNIVCGHCVHCHAGRINLCQNLRAIGIHRDGALADYVIVPQKQAHELPLSLKPDYGAFCEPLACCLHGIDVAGIKAGSSVVVLGGGVIGLLTVQLARLAGATRVVLVTRQASKRRLAEEIGATASFDPTAGDAAAGIAGPDGLLPGGADVVIECAGVAETMEEMPRLARPGGTLVVLGVMAKGEKIQIEPFDILFRELRILGSFINPFVHRRAADLIISGAIKVEPLITRRVSLEEVPEVIRNPARPGEVKVLFMPSA is encoded by the coding sequence ATGAAGGCCGTGCGCCTCGAAGAGATCGAGCAGCTTTTCCTGCGGGAGGTCGAAAGGCCCGTGCCCGGGCCGGACGACCTGCTCGTCCGCGTCGAGGCCTCGGGCATCTGCGGCACCGACCGCCATCTCCTGCACGGCGAATTCCCCAGCACGCCGCCGGTGACGCTCGGCCACGAGTTCAGCGGCATCGTCGAGGCGGTGGGCAGCGCCGTCCTCGGCTTCCGGCCGGGGATGCGGGTGACGGGTGACCCCAACATCGTCTGCGGGCACTGCGTCCACTGCCATGCCGGGCGGATCAACCTGTGCCAGAACCTGCGCGCCATCGGCATCCACCGCGATGGCGCCCTGGCCGACTACGTCATCGTGCCGCAGAAGCAGGCGCACGAATTGCCGCTGTCGCTGAAGCCGGACTACGGCGCCTTCTGCGAGCCGCTCGCCTGCTGCCTGCACGGCATCGACGTCGCCGGGATCAAGGCCGGCTCCTCCGTCGTGGTGCTCGGCGGCGGCGTCATCGGCCTGCTCACCGTGCAGCTCGCGCGCCTGGCCGGCGCGACGCGCGTGGTCCTGGTGACGCGCCAGGCGTCCAAGCGGCGCCTGGCCGAGGAGATCGGCGCCACCGCCAGCTTCGATCCGACCGCGGGCGACGCCGCCGCCGGCATCGCCGGGCCGGACGGCCTGCTGCCGGGCGGCGCCGACGTGGTGATCGAATGCGCCGGCGTGGCCGAGACCATGGAAGAGATGCCGCGTCTCGCCCGACCCGGCGGCACGCTGGTCGTGCTCGGCGTCATGGCCAAGGGCGAGAAGATACAGATCGAGCCCTTCGACATCCTGTTCCGGGAGCTCCGGATCCTCGGCTCCTTCATCAACCCGTTCGTGCACCGGCGCGCCGCCGACCTGATCATCTCAGGCGCGATCAAGGTCGAGCCGCTGATCACCCGGCGCGTCAGCCTGGAGGAGGTGCCCGAGGTGATCCGCAACCCGGCCCGGCCGGGCGAGGTCAAGGTGCTGTTCATGCCGTCGGCGTGA
- a CDS encoding GNAT family N-acetyltransferase, with product MASFTIRPLARADHAQWLPLWDGYNAFYGRSGATALDSAVTAMTWSRFFDAYEPMHALVADEAGRLIGLTHYLFHRSTTAIEPICYLQDLFTGEAARGRGVGGALIQAVCEQARLAGSPRVYWQTHETNSTARRLYDQVAERSGFLVYRKML from the coding sequence ATGGCGAGCTTCACCATCCGTCCCCTGGCCAGGGCGGACCACGCGCAATGGCTGCCGCTCTGGGACGGATACAATGCGTTCTACGGCCGCTCGGGCGCGACCGCGCTCGACTCGGCCGTCACGGCGATGACCTGGAGCCGCTTCTTCGACGCCTACGAGCCGATGCACGCGCTGGTGGCGGACGAGGCGGGCCGGCTCATCGGCCTCACGCACTACCTCTTCCATCGCAGCACCACGGCGATCGAGCCGATCTGCTACCTGCAGGACCTGTTCACCGGCGAGGCCGCGCGCGGCAGGGGTGTCGGCGGGGCCCTGATCCAGGCGGTCTGCGAGCAGGCCCGGCTCGCCGGGTCGCCGCGCGTCTATTGGCAGACCCACGAGACCAACAGCACCGCCAGGCGGCTCTACGATCAGGTGGCGGAACGCTCCGGCTTCCTGGTCTATCGCAAGATGCTGTGA
- a CDS encoding DUF6513 domain-containing protein, with amino-acid sequence MRERLVLVTGHLARARLERAMAAIAGDSFDWTIVDAGVKVAALMTGEIIRRRVVLPEGTTRVILPGRCRADRDALARHFGVPVERGPDEIVDLPAYFGRGARPPDLSRHDVSIFAEIVDAPVLSPAAILDKARALAAKGADVIDLGGLPDTPFPHLEETVGLLKGAGLAVSVDSFSVDELRRGARAGADYLLSLSEDTLDLAFETEAVPVLVPARPGDVASLVRAAERLATAGKPYLADPVLEPIHFGFVASLERYAEFRRRMPQAPMLMGTGNLTELTETDSLGLTTLLLGVCSELAIGNVLVVQVSPHTWRTIEEHDAARRVMFAARADSALPKGYGNALLALHDKRPFATTPAEIAAAAGAVRDANFRIEVAEDGIHVYNRDRHAVATEALDLFPRLGVESDAAHAFYLGAELAKAEIAWRLRKRYAQDEPLDFGCAADKPAEDSTAFKEAGHTLRAGKRAPGSG; translated from the coding sequence ATGCGTGAACGCCTCGTCCTCGTGACCGGGCACCTCGCCCGGGCCCGGCTGGAGCGGGCCATGGCCGCGATTGCCGGCGACAGCTTCGACTGGACCATCGTCGATGCCGGCGTGAAGGTCGCGGCGCTGATGACCGGCGAGATCATCCGCCGCCGCGTCGTGCTGCCGGAAGGGACGACGCGCGTCATCCTGCCCGGCCGCTGCCGCGCCGACCGCGACGCCCTCGCCCGCCATTTCGGCGTTCCCGTCGAACGCGGCCCGGACGAGATCGTCGACCTGCCGGCCTATTTCGGCCGCGGCGCCCGGCCGCCGGACCTGTCGCGCCACGACGTCAGCATCTTCGCCGAGATCGTCGACGCGCCGGTGCTCTCCCCCGCCGCCATCCTGGACAAGGCGCGCGCGCTGGCGGCCAAGGGGGCCGACGTGATCGACCTCGGCGGCCTGCCCGACACGCCCTTCCCGCATCTGGAGGAAACGGTCGGACTGCTGAAAGGCGCAGGCCTCGCGGTCAGCGTCGACAGCTTCTCCGTCGACGAGCTCCGGCGCGGCGCCCGGGCCGGGGCCGACTACCTCCTGAGCCTCAGCGAGGACACGCTCGACCTCGCCTTCGAAACCGAGGCGGTGCCGGTGCTGGTGCCGGCGCGGCCGGGCGACGTCGCCTCGCTGGTGCGCGCGGCCGAGCGCCTGGCGACAGCGGGAAAGCCGTATCTGGCCGATCCCGTGCTGGAGCCGATCCATTTCGGCTTCGTCGCCTCGCTCGAGCGCTATGCCGAGTTCCGCCGGCGGATGCCGCAGGCGCCGATGCTGATGGGCACCGGCAACCTCACCGAGCTCACCGAGACCGACAGCCTCGGCCTCACCACCCTGCTGCTCGGCGTCTGCTCGGAGCTCGCCATCGGCAATGTGCTGGTGGTGCAGGTGAGCCCGCACACCTGGCGCACCATCGAGGAGCACGACGCGGCGCGGCGGGTGATGTTCGCGGCCAGGGCGGATTCGGCCTTGCCGAAGGGCTACGGCAATGCGCTGCTCGCCCTGCACGACAAGCGCCCCTTCGCCACGACGCCGGCGGAGATCGCCGCGGCGGCCGGCGCGGTGCGCGATGCCAATTTCCGCATCGAGGTCGCCGAGGACGGCATCCATGTCTACAACCGCGACCGGCACGCGGTGGCGACCGAGGCGCTCGATCTCTTCCCCCGGCTCGGGGTCGAGAGCGACGCGGCGCATGCCTTCTATCTCGGCGCCGAGCTGGCCAAGGCCGAGATCGCCTGGCGGCTGCGCAAGCGCTACGCCCAGGACGAGCCGCTCGACTTCGGCTGCGCCGCCGACAAGCCGGCGGAGGACTCGACCGCCTTCAAGGAGGCGGGCCACACGCTGCGCGCCGGCAAGCGCGCCCCGGGGAGCGGCTGA
- a CDS encoding flavoprotein produces the protein MNASPPKPRLAWALTGSGHYFTECLALIRDLPEVDLFVTKAAAEVVRMYRKEFSGLARSVHVFRDTTASAGPVGRFYHGVYHTLVVAPATSNTIAKCVYGISDTLATNVYAQAGKCRVPSIVFACDTAPEMETMAPSGMVKVYPRRIDLENTEKLKSFEATTVVETLAELEAALKQRLACVNASSS, from the coding sequence ATGAACGCAAGCCCTCCCAAGCCACGCCTCGCCTGGGCGCTGACCGGCTCCGGCCACTATTTCACCGAGTGCCTGGCGCTGATCCGCGACCTGCCCGAGGTCGATCTCTTCGTCACCAAGGCGGCAGCGGAAGTGGTGCGGATGTACCGCAAGGAATTCTCCGGCCTTGCCAGGAGCGTGCACGTCTTCCGCGACACCACGGCGAGCGCCGGCCCGGTCGGCCGCTTCTACCACGGCGTCTACCACACGCTGGTGGTCGCCCCGGCCACCTCGAACACCATTGCCAAATGCGTCTACGGCATCTCCGACACGCTGGCGACCAACGTCTATGCCCAGGCCGGCAAGTGCCGTGTGCCGTCCATCGTCTTCGCCTGCGACACCGCGCCGGAGATGGAGACCATGGCGCCGTCCGGCATGGTCAAGGTCTATCCCCGGCGCATCGATCTGGAGAACACCGAGAAGCTCAAATCCTTCGAGGCGACCACCGTGGTCGAGACGCTGGCGGAGCTGGAAGCCGCGCTGAAGCAGAGGCTGGCATGCGTGAACGCCTCGTCCTCGTGA